In Deltaproteobacteria bacterium, one DNA window encodes the following:
- a CDS encoding biotin--[acetyl-CoA-carboxylase] ligase, which produces MTATGGGRGFRLSKPAVAVLHLKTVDSTSRHAAQLLRDDELEGKRAAPFAAPFMVWADEQTAGRGRHGHEWISPRGNLYATMVLPPPGVGPEHHGLLPLKAGVITARFIEREFGLRTTLKWPNDILFGGHKLGGILVETSINGSEFGELLVGIGLNINHAPVIKDGDYRAVALHSLLGRSLEIHDLAEKFAASFWELWTELPLDRVVTAYAEYAVTPDEIFYKGTGSERRYARLGVLRDDGAQLLHDYDSPDQLIALSNADHGWRWALQSAESRELATCDIGNTATKLAYYRDARNESAHWVNQVVHESDETSLRKALVQLKLRVEGHAVPLHVTSVRPERTKQLMQMASALGWPLVVISKRQVRRRGDGYLLKDLGIDRLAAIEGWLASLSDSDRRCQDHYGVVIAAGTATTVDAVTTKGRHLGGLILPGIKLALSSLHEAASLLPDINPELELNAESVRLGLGNNTRSAMLNAAIEMTAGAVNEVRQRLQRQHRLQELTGGIVTTGGWGQHLATRLGGSYKPELILSGARVLAIGGWR; this is translated from the coding sequence GTGACGGCCACCGGCGGTGGCAGGGGTTTCAGATTGAGCAAGCCAGCCGTAGCGGTTCTGCACCTAAAAACTGTAGATTCAACCTCACGTCATGCGGCGCAGTTGCTGCGTGATGATGAACTTGAAGGCAAGCGCGCTGCGCCTTTCGCTGCGCCTTTCATGGTCTGGGCCGATGAGCAAACTGCGGGTCGAGGACGACATGGTCACGAGTGGATTAGCCCACGTGGCAATCTTTATGCCACGATGGTTCTGCCGCCTCCTGGGGTTGGGCCGGAGCATCACGGGCTCTTGCCGCTCAAGGCTGGGGTTATTACGGCAAGGTTTATTGAGCGTGAGTTTGGACTGAGGACCACTCTCAAGTGGCCAAACGATATCTTGTTTGGTGGGCATAAGCTCGGTGGTATTTTGGTAGAGACCAGCATAAACGGATCTGAGTTTGGTGAGTTGCTGGTTGGCATCGGTTTAAATATCAATCATGCGCCTGTCATCAAAGACGGGGATTACCGCGCCGTGGCCCTGCACTCCCTTCTTGGCCGTAGCCTCGAAATTCACGACTTAGCCGAGAAGTTTGCCGCGAGCTTTTGGGAGCTCTGGACCGAGTTGCCACTGGACCGTGTAGTGACAGCTTACGCTGAATATGCTGTGACACCGGATGAAATCTTTTACAAGGGAACTGGTAGCGAACGACGATACGCTCGCCTTGGAGTTTTGCGGGACGACGGCGCACAACTCCTTCACGACTATGACTCACCCGATCAACTCATAGCCCTTAGCAACGCTGATCATGGATGGCGGTGGGCGTTACAAAGTGCGGAGTCAAGAGAGCTAGCTACCTGCGACATTGGCAATACTGCCACCAAGCTTGCCTATTACCGTGATGCGCGCAATGAGTCGGCCCACTGGGTCAATCAAGTGGTGCACGAGAGTGACGAGACCTCGCTTCGTAAAGCCCTTGTCCAGCTCAAACTACGCGTCGAGGGTCACGCTGTCCCTCTGCACGTAACGTCGGTAAGACCAGAGCGCACCAAGCAACTCATGCAGATGGCGTCGGCGCTGGGGTGGCCTCTCGTAGTAATAAGCAAGCGGCAGGTCCGACGCCGAGGTGATGGCTACCTACTGAAAGACCTTGGCATCGATAGATTAGCGGCAATTGAAGGCTGGCTTGCCAGTCTTAGCGATTCCGATCGGCGTTGCCAAGACCACTATGGTGTCGTCATTGCGGCCGGAACTGCAACTACTGTAGATGCAGTCACTACCAAAGGACGGCATTTAGGCGGTTTAATTCTACCGGGAATCAAGCTGGCTCTTAGTAGTTTGCACGAGGCAGCCAGTCTGCTACCTGATATTAATCCGGAGCTTGAGCTCAACGCTGAATCAGTTCGGCTCGGGTTGGGTAACAACACTCGCAGCGCCATGCTCAACGCTGCTATCGAGATGACAGCTGGTGCCGTAAACGAAGTGCGCCAGCGCTTGCAGCGGCAGCACCGCCTACAAGAACTCACCGGTGGCATCGTGACCACCGGCGGTTGGGGTCAGCATCTAGCGACGCGACTCGGTGGCAGCTATAAACCCGAACTTATTTTGAGCGGAGCTCGCGTCCTGGCTATTGGCGGCTGGCGCTAA